In Micropterus dolomieu isolate WLL.071019.BEF.003 ecotype Adirondacks unplaced genomic scaffold, ASM2129224v1 contig_8971, whole genome shotgun sequence, a single window of DNA contains:
- the nudt17 gene encoding nucleoside diphosphate-linked moiety X motif 17, protein MDKVRRILVYVCKERAAPQRAQFVQSITALFSDGGEDEVEVNCSLEKNQFILYRGDKGRGIPLKRPAFCPIKHLSATEAAAIPLDVQQRGIDVGVAILLQTANQRVLLTRRSKELRIFPNVWVPPGGHVEPDETLLDAGLRELEEETGLKLKPEEVSPKILGLWESVYPPMLSRGLPQRHHIVIYMLLHSSLSHLQLQACLSPSPAEVSACLWADSRLVGAVVSSVDGEDAEVCLDDLPSSISVSQVSTEGALTDSTLPLTVLVSRAPVSGPDVERVSTGTKYALELWLRSLETPVL, encoded by the exons ATGGACAAAGTGAGGAGGATCCTGGTTTATGTTTGTAAGGAGCGAGCAGCTCCACAGCGAGCTCAGTTTGTTCAG AGTATAACGGCTCTCTTCAGTGACGGCGGCGAGGACGAGGTGGAGGTCAACTGCTCTCTGGAGAAAAACCAGTTCATCCTTTACAGAGGAGACAAAGGACGAGGGATTCCTCTGAAG AGGCCCGCCTTCTGTCCCATCAAACACCTGTCAGCCACGGAGGCAGCTGCGATCCCACTGGACGTTCAACAGCGTGGAATAGATGTGGGCGTGGCTATACTCCTGcagacagccaatcagagagtgTTGTTGACACGACGGTCGAAGGAGCTTCGTATATTTCCCAACGTCTGGGTCCCTCCAG GTGGCCATGTTGAGCCAGATGAGACG ctgctgGATGCCGGCCTCAGGGAGTTAGAGGAGGAAACCGGCCTGAAACTGAAACCTGAGGAAGTTTCTCCAAAAATACTGGGACTGTGGGAg TCAGTGTATCCTCCCATGCTGTCCAGAGGACTTCCTCAGAGACATCACATAGTCATCTACATGCTGCTGcactcctccctctctcacctGCAGCTACAG GCCTGTCTGAGCCCGTCTCCTGCCGAGGTCAGTGCCTGTCTGTGGGCCGACAGCCGGCTGGTCGGAGCCGTCGTGTCCTCCGTGGACGGAGAGGACGCCGAGGTTTGTCTGGACGACCTGCCGAGCAGCATCAG TGTGTCGCAGGTTTCCACAGAGGGAGCCCTGACTGACTCCACCCTGCCTCTGACGGTGCTGGTCAGCCGGGCGCCGGTCAGCGGCCCGGACGTGGAGCGGGTCAGCACCGGGACCAAGTACGCCCTGGAACTGTGGCTGAGAAGCCTGGAGACCCCCGTCCTCTGA